TGGATAAAACAGTGAAATGTGTAACTCCTCTGCAATCAATAATATTCCCGGAAAATCAAGTTTCACGTAATGCAAGTTCCCAAAGATCTCTAAAAAGCATTGTTATCGGTAAAAGTGATGATGGTGAAACGGGAATCTGGCTGGTTTTCAATGACGGCACTGTCAGAAACCCGATAAATGAAGAAACAGGTAAAAGGACTTCCCGATTCAGAGGAGTCAGTCAGGAAGATGGAGAAGGCTTTCTCGGAAATGATATAAGGGCATTTCTCGGTTGGACATATCATCCGGAAATAATCAGCGAGGATGGAAAGATCATCGGCGGGTATGCATACAATGAGTCAGGTTTTGATAAACATAGGATTTTCATTGCTCCTGGTTCTCAGGCTGGACTCTATTGGAGATTGCACGAGCGAAGTGACGGTTCTTATATCCTGACGAGACCGAATGTCATTGGCGTAAAGGAAATAGGAGAGGATCTGCTCTCCAGGTTCCTGTGGAGAATCCTTTCTCGTTTGAAGCTTCTATTTCTGGACTCTCTTGATAACTACTTAATAAATGTAACAGAAATTACGTCCGGTGATGTTGAAGGAACATATGAAATCAATGGCTCGGATAAAGATAATCAACAATCGAAAGCCCTTGTGAATCTATGGAATGTTCTATCCATTGAAACTGTTAATAATCAAACAGGAAATAATCCCTACAATATTATCGGTCCCGAAGAAGTTACTGTAATATTTGATTATGGAGAAGAAACGCCTATAACACTCGATATCGATTCTCCTGACAGTTCTCTCGACCCCGATGGCGATAGTGTTTTGTTCTTCAGCGGAGAGCTACCCGAGGGTGTCACTCTGGATGCGACTACAGGTATTATTACCGTACTGAATCCGCCAAAGGGTGATTATGACGAAACAATCACTCTATGGACGGAAGATGAAACAGGGTTGAGATCCGATCAATTCTATTTGGTAA
This is a stretch of genomic DNA from Spirochaeta isovalerica. It encodes these proteins:
- a CDS encoding Ig domain-containing protein gives rise to the protein MRSKKVFFLTVLTVVFFSCSNSFLPIGSDDQLGIDGSLASTEPEIIVDSDRNVAVFRGSDGVSIDIESDDEELDKTVKCVTPLQSIIFPENQVSRNASSQRSLKSIVIGKSDDGETGIWLVFNDGTVRNPINEETGKRTSRFRGVSQEDGEGFLGNDIRAFLGWTYHPEIISEDGKIIGGYAYNESGFDKHRIFIAPGSQAGLYWRLHERSDGSYILTRPNVIGVKEIGEDLLSRFLWRILSRLKLLFLDSLDNYLINVTEITSGDVEGTYEINGSDKDNQQSKALVNLWNVLSIETVNNQTGNNPYNIIGPEEVTVIFDYGEETPITLDIDSPDSSLDPDGDSVLFFSGELPEGVTLDATTGIITVLNPPKGDYDETITLWTEDETGLRSDQFYLVIHFRMPS